The Helicobacter pylori NQ4053 genome contains a region encoding:
- a CDS encoding AAA family ATPase, with product MIQSVRIKNFKNFKDTTIDGFTKLNIITGENNAGKSNLLEVLYCLVGKDMHPCTNILEIYDNIRKEPLTTESQNLMFYNLNTRKPIRITTTSDNNQTLDLQIELITNENQKVRESQIIPTAEQAQAFSQLKFIFKKDKEEIYNDYLNIARIPNFPPIPNQSSYNRQFKNFEPNQSQKLLPFESAAIITPSDVARKRDVINSNAIHIMNPNIIQAVRKILDDNQLEKRLNQSLNQFDKNIQAIRFNANNQLKLEVKNIKEKVPLSMFGDGLMKYLHIMSAFIANNATTIYIDEVENGLHFSRMRLLLEKIIDFINNNKDRNLQVFMTTHSQEFVEILDQVIKEKDFAHQTKLFCLEKNSSSIVAEPYYGENLSLYFRNCANLFGGKERFKENNYE from the coding sequence ATGATTCAGTCTGTTCGCATCAAAAACTTTAAGAATTTTAAGGACACTACAATTGATGGTTTTACCAAGCTTAACATTATCACTGGTGAAAACAATGCGGGAAAGTCTAATTTGTTAGAGGTGTTATATTGTTTAGTGGGAAAAGACATGCACCCATGCACTAATATATTGGAGATTTATGATAATATACGCAAAGAACCTTTAACGACAGAATCACAAAACTTGATGTTTTATAATTTAAACACTAGAAAACCAATACGAATCACTACAACTTCAGACAACAATCAGACATTAGATTTGCAAATAGAGCTCATAACCAATGAGAATCAAAAAGTAAGAGAGTCGCAAATAATACCCACAGCAGAACAAGCACAAGCATTCTCACAACTTAAGTTCATTTTTAAAAAAGATAAAGAAGAAATCTATAACGACTATTTAAATATTGCTAGAATTCCCAATTTCCCACCAATTCCTAATCAGTCAAGCTACAACAGGCAATTTAAGAATTTTGAGCCCAACCAATCGCAAAAACTTTTACCCTTTGAAAGCGCCGCCATCATAACGCCTAGCGATGTTGCTCGCAAGCGAGATGTTATAAATTCTAATGCTATCCATATTATGAATCCCAATATCATTCAAGCAGTGCGTAAGATTCTTGATGACAATCAACTAGAAAAAAGGCTGAATCAAAGCCTTAACCAATTTGATAAAAACATTCAAGCTATTAGATTTAATGCTAACAACCAACTCAAATTAGAGGTGAAAAATATCAAAGAAAAAGTCCCCCTATCTATGTTTGGCGATGGTTTGATGAAATATTTGCATATTATGAGCGCTTTTATTGCCAATAACGCAACAACGATCTATATTGACGAAGTGGAAAATGGCTTGCATTTTTCCCGCATGAGATTATTGTTAGAAAAGATTATTGATTTTATTAATAATAACAAAGATCGTAATTTGCAAGTGTTTATGACTACCCACAGCCAAGAATTTGTAGAAATTTTAGACCAAGTTATCAAAGAAAAAGATTTTGCTCATCAGACTAAATTGTTTTGCTTAGAAAAAAACAGCAGTTCAATCGTTGCAGAGCCTTATTATGGAGAAAATCTATCTCTTTATTTCAGGAATTGTGCCAATCTTTTTGGAGGTAAAGAAAGGTTTAAAGAAAATAATTATGAGTAA
- a CDS encoding DUF3226 domain-containing protein, with protein sequence MSKKILIYTEGKSDRNFLGWYLNFLKCQDHFDMLDIEGKDKLISGEFPEKIRKILNNEHQTYKQVCIIFDADKKESQESDAGFDNKLKYIREKFKEKRIDFPREQIFLFPNNQDDGDLETLLLKIANHKEFINCFEGYLDCIKKTEHYKPIKNIRKNKWYAYLEALGLEYLYTKKNIFDNIGGKVKNEYEEDYEKLKKAIKFESELLNPLKNFLEQFSENDQKINPKIF encoded by the coding sequence ATGAGTAAAAAGATACTTATTTATACAGAAGGAAAAAGTGATAGAAACTTTCTAGGTTGGTATCTTAATTTTTTGAAATGCCAGGATCATTTTGATATGCTTGATATAGAAGGTAAAGATAAGCTCATTTCAGGTGAATTTCCGGAAAAGATTAGAAAAATTTTAAATAATGAACATCAAACATATAAACAAGTGTGTATTATTTTTGATGCAGACAAGAAAGAGAGTCAAGAAAGCGATGCAGGTTTTGATAATAAGCTTAAGTATATTCGTGAAAAATTCAAAGAAAAAAGGATTGATTTTCCAAGAGAACAAATCTTTTTATTCCCTAATAATCAAGATGATGGTGATTTAGAAACCCTATTATTAAAAATTGCTAACCACAAAGAGTTTATAAATTGTTTTGAAGGCTATTTGGATTGTATTAAAAAGACAGAACATTACAAACCGATTAAAAACATAAGAAAAAATAAGTGGTATGCCTATTTAGAAGCACTTGGATTAGAATATCTATATACCAAAAAAAATATTTTTGATAATATAGGAGGTAAAGTAAAGAATGAATATGAAGAAGACTATGAAAAATTAAAAAAAGCCATCAAGTTTGAATCAGAACTTCTCAATCCCCTTAAAAATTTTTTAGAGCAATTTTCAGAAAATGATCAAAAAATAAATCCTAAAATTTTCTAA
- a CDS encoding restriction endonuclease, with the protein MKKILFFIFVILFSVGIYLAWNVLLEKALELKLAASANDLLLKLFVLLGVFSMLVLFQGVISSYKKRQLKRILQKIDAMNGFEFEEYSKVFFTSKGFEVTITQKSGDYGADLIVEKDGVKWAVQAKRYSHKVSPKAIQEVVSSKAYYACEKACVITNSYFTQAAQKLAQANEVLLIDRDEWVRFLNEKR; encoded by the coding sequence ATGAAAAAGATTTTATTCTTTATTTTTGTCATTTTGTTTTCGGTAGGGATTTATTTAGCATGGAATGTTTTATTGGAAAAAGCCTTAGAATTGAAATTAGCTGCATCGGCTAATGATTTGCTTTTAAAATTGTTCGTGCTTCTTGGCGTTTTTTCCATGTTAGTGCTTTTTCAAGGCGTTATCTCTTCGTATAAGAAGCGCCAACTCAAACGCATTTTGCAAAAAATAGACGCCATGAACGGCTTTGAATTTGAAGAATATTCCAAAGTCTTTTTCACTTCAAAGGGTTTTGAAGTTACAATCACTCAAAAAAGCGGCGATTATGGAGCGGATTTGATTGTAGAAAAAGATGGCGTCAAATGGGCGGTTCAAGCCAAACGCTACTCGCATAAAGTTTCGCCCAAAGCCATTCAAGAGGTGGTCTCTTCTAAAGCTTACTACGCTTGCGAAAAAGCTTGCGTGATCACCAACAGCTACTTCACGCAGGCCGCTCAAAAACTGGCTCAAGCTAACGAAGTGCTTTTGATTGATAGAGACGAATGGGTCAGGTTTTTGAACGAAAAGAGATGA